The following are encoded in a window of Arthrobacter sp. OAP107 genomic DNA:
- a CDS encoding DNA recombination protein RmuC, protein MEPFAVILALLMLLLGAVSGAGAVYVVLRRRTRALEADFDGVSARLSEVSAQFAAADAERKLLSAQNRDLGMSRDQDSSVLRALAPVAEKLTAVQQQVSLLERDRLEQYGQLAQQLQEARLTDEQLMRSTHALESALRSNSARGQWGEVQLRRVVEAAGMMRHVDFHEQHHGTSGAEAAVRPDLVVQLPGDKQLVVDAKVPLSAYLEAQELGQSASDKPGLSQAARQNLLAAHAKALKTHVDALSTKKYWDISGNSPELVICFVPAESILAAALSADPALLDHALSKNVVLASPGTLLAVLKSVAFTWRQDVLTDSARELFELARQLYERMGTLGDNVGKLGSALKSSVDRYNAMVGTLEARVLPTARKLNALDTSGLATPPAVQVTPRSLAAPELETSGPLAPVDEEDAA, encoded by the coding sequence ATGGAACCTTTTGCAGTCATTCTGGCCCTATTAATGCTGTTGCTGGGCGCCGTGTCCGGCGCGGGCGCGGTGTACGTGGTGCTGCGCCGCCGGACCAGGGCCCTGGAGGCGGATTTCGACGGCGTTTCGGCGCGGCTTTCGGAGGTCAGCGCCCAGTTTGCTGCCGCGGATGCCGAGCGGAAACTCCTGTCCGCCCAGAACCGGGACCTGGGCATGTCCCGCGATCAGGACTCCAGCGTCCTGCGTGCCCTGGCGCCGGTGGCTGAGAAACTGACGGCGGTCCAGCAGCAGGTTTCCCTGCTGGAACGGGACCGGCTTGAACAGTACGGTCAGCTGGCCCAGCAGCTGCAGGAAGCCCGCCTTACGGATGAACAGCTGATGCGGTCCACGCATGCGCTGGAGTCGGCGCTCCGGTCAAACAGCGCGCGCGGCCAGTGGGGCGAAGTGCAGCTCCGCCGTGTTGTGGAGGCCGCAGGCATGATGCGGCACGTCGACTTCCATGAGCAGCACCACGGCACGTCAGGCGCCGAGGCCGCCGTCCGCCCGGACCTTGTGGTCCAGCTGCCGGGCGACAAGCAGCTCGTTGTCGACGCCAAGGTCCCCCTGTCCGCCTACCTTGAGGCGCAGGAGCTGGGACAGTCGGCCAGTGACAAGCCCGGGCTCAGCCAGGCCGCGCGGCAAAACCTCCTGGCGGCCCACGCCAAGGCACTGAAGACCCACGTGGACGCGCTCAGCACCAAGAAGTACTGGGACATTTCCGGGAACTCGCCTGAACTGGTGATCTGCTTTGTCCCGGCCGAGTCCATCCTCGCCGCCGCGCTCTCGGCCGACCCGGCTCTGCTGGATCACGCGCTGTCCAAGAATGTGGTGCTGGCCTCCCCCGGCACGCTGCTCGCGGTGCTCAAGTCCGTGGCGTTCACGTGGCGCCAGGACGTTCTCACGGACAGTGCACGCGAGCTCTTCGAACTTGCCCGGCAGCTGTACGAGCGGATGGGCACGCTCGGGGACAACGTGGGCAAGCTGGGGTCAGCGCTGAAAAGCTCGGTGGACCGCTACAACGCGATGGTCGGCACACTGGAGGCCCGCGTGCTTCCCACCGCGCGGAAACTCAATGCCCTGGACACCAGCGGGCTTGCCACTCCCCCGGCCGTACAGGTCACGCCGCGGTCCCTCGCAGCCCCGGAACTGGAAACGAGCGGGCCGCTGGCACCTGTGGACGAAGAGGACGCCGCCTAA